In Erinaceus europaeus chromosome 10, mEriEur2.1, whole genome shotgun sequence, one DNA window encodes the following:
- the LOC103124865 gene encoding interferon omega-1: protein MALLLSLLMTLVVLSCGPSGSLGCELPQSHVLDSIQNMRLLGQMRRLSPLSCLKDRRDFRFPWQQVDGSQLQKVQVMSVHHEMVQQAFQLLLSERASAAWDKTLLDQVRTGLHQQLEHLDSCLVQLGTEEDSALSYGRASLEMKRYFQRIRLYLKEKKYSACAWEVIRVEIMRSFSLSTTLQERVKDEELGSP from the coding sequence ATGGCCCTCCTGCTGTCTCTCCTGATGACCCTGGTGGTGCTCAGTTGTGGCCCCAGTGGCTCTCTGGGTTGTGAGCTGCCCCAGAGCCATGTCCTGGACAGCATCCAAAACATGAGGCTTCTGGGCCAAATGAGGAGACTGTCCCCTCTGTCCTGCCTGAAGGACAGGAGAGACTTCAGATTCCCCTGGCAGCAGGTGGATGGCAGCCAGTTGCAGAAGGTCCAGGTCATGTCTGTGCACCATGAGATGGTGCAGCAGGCCTTCCAGCTCCTCCTGTCAGAGCGCGCCTCTGCTGCCTGGGACAAGACCCTCCTGGACCAGGTGCGCACAGGGCTGCACCAGCAGCTGGAACACCTGGACTCCTGCTTGGTGCAGCTGGGGACAGAGGAGGACTCTGCCCTGAGCtatgggagagcttccctggAGATGAAGAGGTACTTCCAGAGAATTCGTCTCTacctgaaagagaagaagtaCAGTGCGTGTGCCTGGGAGGTCATCAGAGTGGAAATCATGAgatccttctctctgtccacaaCCTTGCAAGAAAGAGTCAAGGATGAAGAGCTGGGGTCACCTTGA